One Pararge aegeria chromosome 1, ilParAegt1.1, whole genome shotgun sequence genomic region harbors:
- the LOC120625763 gene encoding uncharacterized protein LOC120625763 translates to MIFVYISLIFLSSLHLIAAYPKGKIHLALEQAMLKKLHKPWHTIDKAPEHPRKGEFACKGGVCKTKTPCKDCQGPVPLDVNWDYIKH, encoded by the exons ATGATATTTGTG tacaTATCCCTAATCTTCCTGTCCAGCCTCCACCTGATAGCCGCGTATCCGAAAGGGAAGATCCACCTCGCACTGGAGCAGGCAATGCTAAAGAAGCTCCACAAACCCTGGCACACAATCGACAAAGCCCCCGAACACCCCAGAAAAGGGGAATTCGCCTGCAAAGGGGGAGTATGCAAGACTAAAACCCCCTGCAAGGACTGCCAGGGACCAGTACCTTTGGACGTAAATTGGGATTACATTAAACATTGA
- the LOC120626482 gene encoding pro-cathepsin H-like: MASLYLVLVLVSALDPGFTYTLDVEQKAVIWPEVYHMKGDTMNILSGIIKPFEIWYSKEANKSRIDYYGGIVKHYYIAATDDDYGKEYVINPVTTEEVTNVDQCREEIGQTEVTNFLPEVEGYTFEGQETYNDKLVDVWKYLDIEEDKEKTEITLIVFRNEEGFDIPVLKEIKASNLWTGTLSSHKVSRFYDLGKPELDELDYSLEESCNETEVMSSDLMEQLHALPTEVEDAFTSYIIRHGKNYENDEHEMRKQIFMKNWRNVVEHNKQNLSYKMVLNKFSDWTDNELARLRATRPAVELVGTVPFPHTEEEVDQLVQELPENFDMRIEGYITSVKNQATCGSCWAFSTTAAVEGALARSNGGRDLDLSEQSMVDCAWGFDNMGCSGGTVDGAFRYILKHGLPTQMEYGLYLDEMGRCKLENMTKFYNIRGFAAVPPLSVNAMKVALYKYGPVTVAINANERVMNYNNGIFFDPTCNDDSPNHGVVVVGYGVRDGVDYWIVKNSWGEDYGEDGYILFSATENNCHLLEGAFYPIV; this comes from the exons ATGGCATCCTTGtacttagttttagttttagtctCAGCTTTAGATCCCGGTTTTACTTATACTTTAG atGTGGAGCAAAAAGCTGTGATATGGCCAGAGGTTTACCACATGAAAGGCGATACGATGAATATTCTGTCTGGAATTATTAAACCTTTTGAGATATG GTACAGCAAAGAGGCCAACAAGTCTCGCATAGACTACTACGGAGGCATTGTAAAGCATTACTATATCGCTGCGACTGATGACGACTATGGTAAAGAATATGTT ATTAACCCTGTGACGACAGAAGAAGTCACCAATGTGGATCAGTGTCGGGAAGAGATTGGTCAGACGGAGGTCACCAACTTTTTGCCAGAAGTTGAAGGTTACACTTttgaag GACAAGAAACTTACAACGACAAGCTTGTGGATGTTTGGAAGTATTTAGACATTGAAGAAGATAAGGAGAAAACAGAGATTACGTTGATAGTGTTCCGGAATGAAGAAGGATTCGACATCCCTGTGCT GAAAGAAATCAAAGCAAGCAACCTTTGGACTGGTACGCTCTCGAGTCACAAGGTGTCGCGGTTCTACGACTTGGGCAAACCCGAGCTCGATGAGCTGGATTATTCTCTAG AGGAATCTTGCAATGAGACAGAAGTAATGTCATCTGATTTGATGGAACAATTACATGCTCTGCCAACTGAGGTCGAAGATGCGTTTACTAG ttACATTATTCGCCATGGTAAAAACTATGAAAACGATGAACATGAGATGCGAAAGCAAATATTTATGAAGAATTGGAG AAACGTCGTTGAGCACAATAAACAAAATCTGAGTTACAAGATGGTCTTAAACAAGTTCTCTGACTGGACTGACAACGAGTTGGCTCGCTTGCGGGCCACCAGACCTGCAGTCGAGCTCGTAGGGACCGTGCCCTTCCCGCACACCGAAGAAGAGGTTGACCAGCTGGTCCAGGAGTTGCCGGAGAACTTTGATATGAGGATCGAGGGTTACATCACCTCCGTTAAAA ATCAGGCAACGTGCGGATCGTGCTGGGCATTCTCAACAACTGCGGCTGTGGAGGGAGCTCTCGCTCGCAGCAACGGAGGCAGGGATCTTGATCTCTCAGAACAGTCTATGGTGGACTGTGCTTGGGG tttCGACAACATGGGCTGTTCCGGGGGCACAGTGGACGGTGCTTTCAGATACATCCTCAAACACGGCCTCCCGACACAAATGGAATATGGATTATATTTAGACGAG ATGGGTAGATGCAAACTCGAGAACATGACAAAATTCTACAACATCAGAGGCTTCGCCGCCGTGCCCCCCCTCAGCGTCAATGCCATGAAGGTGGCGCTGTACAAGTACGGGCCCGTGACTGTGGCTATCAACGCCAACGAACGAGTCATGAATTATAATAATGGAATCTTCTTCGATCCTACATG taaCGATGACTCTCCAAACCACGGCGTAGTGGTAGTCGGCTACGGAGTGAGGGACGGCGTGGACTACTGGATCGTCAAGAACTCGTGGGGAGAGGACTACGGCGAGGACGGCTACATTCTGTTCTCGGCCACAGAAAACAACTGCCACTTGTTGGAGGGCGCCTTCTATCCTATTGTCTAG